Proteins encoded together in one Streptomyces sp. TLI_171 window:
- a CDS encoding STM4012 family radical SAM protein: MTGQSPYQSYVYAYPHKTAYRPLPDRPPLSELWSGEKQDALSLYLHVPFCEVRCGFCNLFTRIGSPEGLTTAYLDALERQAGQVREALAADAGFALAAFGGGTPTYLTAGELARLCDIAEQRMGVDLRAVPLSVEASPDTATADRLRVLAERGTTRLSLGVQSFLDEEAKAAVRPQKRAAVEAALGRVRDAGFPVLNIDLIYGIEGQTAASWITSLDAALAWQPEELYLYPLYVRPLTGLGRHSAEGSSPEWDAQRLALYRAGRDHLLAEGYQQVSMRMFRRTGAATASAGEYACQTDGMVGLGCGARSYTSKLHYSFDYAVDAREVRRIIDEYVAAPDFSRAELGWEMTGEEARRRHLVQSLLQGEGVDLAGYRRRFGSTPWQDFPAELSGFAARGWLTGTDPGRLRLSAEGLAWSDAVGPRLFSAEVRANMTEYRPK; the protein is encoded by the coding sequence ATGACCGGTCAGTCCCCGTACCAGAGCTACGTCTACGCGTACCCGCACAAGACGGCGTACCGGCCGCTGCCGGACCGCCCGCCGCTGAGCGAGCTGTGGAGCGGCGAGAAGCAGGACGCGCTCTCGCTGTACCTGCACGTCCCGTTCTGCGAGGTGCGCTGCGGGTTCTGCAACCTGTTCACCCGGATCGGCAGCCCCGAGGGCCTGACCACCGCCTACCTGGACGCGCTGGAGCGGCAGGCCGGGCAGGTCCGGGAGGCGCTGGCCGCGGACGCCGGGTTCGCGCTGGCCGCGTTCGGCGGCGGGACGCCCACCTACCTGACGGCGGGTGAGCTGGCGCGACTGTGCGACATCGCCGAGCAGCGGATGGGCGTGGACCTCCGGGCGGTCCCGCTCTCCGTGGAGGCCTCCCCGGACACCGCGACGGCGGACCGGCTGCGGGTGCTCGCCGAGCGCGGCACGACCCGGCTGAGCCTGGGCGTGCAGTCCTTCCTGGACGAGGAGGCCAAGGCGGCGGTGCGCCCGCAGAAGCGCGCGGCGGTGGAGGCGGCGCTCGGCCGGGTCAGGGACGCCGGGTTCCCGGTGCTGAACATCGACCTGATCTACGGCATCGAGGGCCAGACGGCCGCCAGCTGGATCACGTCCCTGGACGCGGCGCTGGCTTGGCAGCCGGAGGAGCTGTACCTGTACCCGCTGTACGTCCGGCCGCTGACCGGCCTCGGCCGGCACTCCGCCGAGGGGTCCTCCCCCGAGTGGGACGCGCAGCGGCTCGCGCTCTACCGGGCCGGCCGCGACCACCTGCTGGCCGAGGGGTACCAGCAGGTGTCGATGCGGATGTTCCGCCGGACCGGCGCGGCCACCGCGAGCGCGGGCGAGTACGCCTGCCAGACCGACGGCATGGTGGGCCTGGGCTGCGGGGCGCGCTCGTACACCTCGAAGCTGCACTACTCCTTCGACTACGCGGTGGACGCCCGGGAGGTCCGGAGGATCATCGACGAGTACGTGGCCGCCCCGGACTTCTCCCGCGCCGAGCTGGGCTGGGAGATGACCGGCGAGGAGGCCCGCCGCCGGCACCTGGTGCAGTCCCTGCTGCAGGGCGAGGGCGTCGACCTGGCGGGCTACCGCCGGCGCTTCGGCAGCACGCCGTGGCAGGACTTCCCGGCCGAGCTGTCCGGGTTCGCCGCGCGCGGCTGGCTGACCGGGACGGACCCGGGCCGCCTGCGGCTCAGCGCCGAGGGCCTGGCCTGGTCGGACGCGGTGGGGCCGCGGCTGTTCTCGGCCGAGGTGCGCGCCAACATGACGGAGTACCGGCCGAAGTGA
- a CDS encoding STM4011 family radical SAM protein has translation MNPLTILYRGPLSSCDYDCPYCPFAKRRDTPELLRTDRAALERFTGWAATYRHGPLSVLFTPWGEGLVRSWYRRAMVELSRLPHVQRVAIQTNASCRTGWLAEADLSRLALWVTYHPGQVTEQRFLAKCAELTALGVRFSVGVVGQPEHLAAARRLRAALPPTVYLWVNAADGHSYTDPEAARWTELDPLFGYSRHPHRSAGLPCRTGESVVSVDGDGTVRRCHFVRPPLGNLYDGSYREQLRPRVCPLGECDCHIGYVHLEPLPLYDVFAGGVLERIPHGW, from the coding sequence GTGAACCCGCTGACGATCCTCTACCGGGGGCCGCTGTCCTCCTGCGACTACGACTGCCCGTACTGCCCGTTCGCCAAGCGGCGCGACACCCCGGAACTGCTGCGCACCGACCGGGCGGCGCTGGAGCGGTTCACCGGCTGGGCCGCGACGTACCGGCACGGGCCGCTGTCGGTGCTGTTCACACCCTGGGGCGAGGGCCTGGTGCGGTCCTGGTACCGGCGGGCGATGGTGGAGCTGAGCCGGCTGCCGCACGTGCAGCGGGTGGCGATCCAGACCAACGCCAGCTGCCGCACCGGCTGGCTGGCGGAGGCGGACCTGTCGAGGCTCGCGCTCTGGGTGACCTACCACCCGGGGCAGGTGACCGAGCAGCGCTTCCTCGCCAAGTGCGCCGAACTGACCGCGCTGGGCGTGCGGTTCAGCGTCGGCGTGGTCGGGCAGCCGGAGCACCTGGCGGCGGCCCGGCGGCTGCGCGCGGCGCTGCCGCCGACGGTCTACCTGTGGGTGAACGCGGCCGACGGGCACAGCTACACCGACCCGGAGGCGGCACGGTGGACGGAGCTGGACCCGCTGTTCGGCTACAGCCGCCACCCGCACCGCAGTGCGGGCCTGCCCTGCCGGACCGGGGAGAGCGTGGTGTCGGTGGACGGGGACGGCACGGTGCGCCGCTGCCATTTCGTCCGGCCGCCGCTGGGCAATCTGTACGACGGCTCGTACCGGGAACAACTGCGGCCCCGGGTCTGCCCGTTGGGCGAGTGCGACTGCCACATCGGCTATGTGCACCTGGAGCCGCTGCCGCTGTACGACGTGTTCGCGGGCGGCGTGCTGGAGCGCATCCCGCACGGCTGGTGA
- a CDS encoding STM4013/SEN3800 family hydrolase has translation MNEIVGSHDLLLVTLDTLRFDVAAELLAAGRLPNLARVLPPDGWERRHSPGSFTYAAHQAILAGFLPTPAAPDGPHPRLFAARFAGSETTGSRTWVFDAPDLPTALAAAGYRTVCIGGVGFFNKQGPLGSVLPNLFQESHWTPETGVPSPTSFESQVAVAERVAAEQPPEQPLFLFVNVSALHQPNWFHLPGATREAGDTRETHAAALEYVDAHIGRLFAAMSARRPCFAIVCSDHGTAYGEDGYTGHRIGHEVVWTVPYAHFTLPAAEELR, from the coding sequence ATGAACGAGATCGTCGGTTCGCACGATCTCCTGCTGGTCACCCTCGACACCCTCCGCTTCGACGTCGCCGCGGAGCTGCTCGCCGCCGGCCGCCTGCCGAACCTCGCGCGGGTGCTCCCGCCCGACGGCTGGGAGCGGCGCCACTCCCCCGGCAGCTTCACGTACGCCGCGCACCAGGCGATCCTGGCCGGGTTCCTGCCGACCCCGGCCGCCCCGGACGGGCCGCATCCGCGGCTGTTCGCGGCGCGCTTCGCCGGTTCGGAGACCACCGGGTCCCGCACCTGGGTGTTCGACGCGCCCGACCTCCCGACCGCCCTGGCGGCGGCCGGCTACCGGACGGTCTGCATCGGCGGCGTCGGCTTCTTCAACAAGCAGGGCCCGCTGGGCTCCGTCCTGCCGAACCTCTTCCAGGAGAGCCACTGGACACCGGAGACGGGCGTACCCTCGCCCACCTCCTTCGAGTCCCAGGTGGCGGTGGCCGAACGCGTCGCGGCCGAACAGCCGCCCGAGCAGCCACTCTTCCTGTTCGTCAACGTCTCCGCCCTGCACCAGCCGAACTGGTTCCACCTGCCCGGAGCGACCCGGGAGGCCGGTGACACCCGGGAGACGCACGCCGCCGCGCTGGAGTACGTGGACGCGCACATCGGGCGGCTGTTCGCGGCGATGAGCGCGCGCCGGCCGTGCTTCGCGATCGTCTGCTCGGACCACGGGACGGCGTACGGCGAGGACGGCTACACCGGCCACCGGATCGGCCACGAGGTGGTGTGGACCGTCCCGTACGCGCACTTCACCCTCCCGGCGGCCGAGGAGCTGCGATGA
- a CDS encoding amino acid ABC transporter permease, producing the protein MTATVPESSLTHRQPALPAEQLTIVPHRRPWRLVAGLAALVLVAQFAHGLAVNPGWDWPTFRAFVFSDSILRAVGVTLQLTAYGTVLGFALGAVIAALRLSGSPILRTIAWTYVWAFRSIPLIVQLVFWFNLAYLYKRIGIGIPFGPSFVSFGTMDLLGALGAAVLGLALHQAAYAAEIIRGGVLAVDAGQLEAAAALGIPRLRQAWRIVLPQAMRGILPNAANEVISLFKGTSIVYVMAIGELFYQVQVIYGRTGRVVPLLLVATVWYVLLTTALSAVQFWVERYFARGSERNPPPTPWQRLRAAVTELQERRA; encoded by the coding sequence ATGACTGCGACCGTCCCCGAATCCTCCCTGACCCACCGACAACCCGCCTTGCCCGCCGAACAGTTGACCATCGTCCCGCACCGCCGCCCGTGGCGGCTGGTGGCCGGCCTGGCCGCGCTGGTGCTGGTCGCCCAGTTCGCCCACGGGCTGGCGGTCAACCCCGGCTGGGACTGGCCGACCTTCCGCGCCTTCGTGTTCTCCGACAGCATCCTGCGCGCCGTCGGCGTCACCCTCCAACTCACCGCCTACGGAACGGTGCTGGGCTTCGCGCTCGGTGCGGTGATCGCCGCGCTGCGGCTGTCCGGCAGCCCGATCCTGCGCACCATCGCGTGGACGTACGTGTGGGCGTTCCGCTCGATCCCGCTGATCGTCCAGCTGGTGTTCTGGTTCAACCTCGCCTACCTGTACAAGCGGATCGGGATCGGCATCCCGTTCGGCCCGAGCTTCGTCTCCTTCGGCACCATGGACCTGCTCGGCGCCCTCGGCGCGGCCGTGCTCGGCCTCGCCCTGCACCAGGCCGCTTACGCCGCCGAGATCATCCGCGGCGGAGTGCTCGCGGTGGACGCCGGACAGCTCGAAGCGGCCGCCGCACTCGGCATCCCGCGGCTGCGGCAGGCCTGGCGGATCGTGCTGCCGCAGGCCATGCGAGGCATCCTGCCGAACGCCGCCAACGAGGTGATCTCGCTGTTCAAGGGCACCTCGATCGTCTACGTGATGGCGATCGGCGAGCTCTTCTACCAGGTGCAGGTGATCTACGGCCGGACCGGCCGGGTGGTGCCGCTGCTGCTGGTCGCCACCGTCTGGTACGTGCTGCTGACCACCGCGCTGTCCGCGGTCCAGTTCTGGGTCGAGCGCTACTTCGCCCGCGGCAGCGAGCGCAACCCCCCGCCCACCCCCTGGCAGCGCCTGCGCGCCGCCGTCACCGAACTCCAGGAGAGGCGAGCATGA
- a CDS encoding ABC transporter substrate-binding protein has protein sequence MPVTRRALAPAAVALAATLLLAACGSGGNAAADLAGGNKAGTAPNGATINLTPQQNRVTTAKVDAIAALVPEEVRRRGTLQVAASVGSVPPLGFYATDDKTVIGTEPDIAYLVGDVLGLKVELNPVSWENVFVGLDSGKYDVGITNVTVTEARKEKYDFATYRLDILGFEAKKGGSWKVTGPADVAGHVIGVSSGTNQEKLLLAWNDANVKAGLKPVDVKYYQNSSDYYLALGSGRIDAWLGPNPSGAFHAAQTGETEIIGTYSGAGDTVLGKIAATTKKDNGLVKALNEALNETIKNGSYGQVLKRWGLDNEAVKTSEINPPGLPKTN, from the coding sequence ATGCCCGTCACCCGCCGCGCCCTCGCCCCCGCCGCCGTCGCGCTCGCCGCCACCCTGCTGCTCGCCGCCTGCGGCTCCGGCGGCAACGCCGCCGCGGACCTCGCCGGCGGCAACAAGGCCGGCACGGCGCCGAACGGCGCCACGATCAACCTGACGCCGCAGCAGAACCGCGTCACCACCGCCAAGGTCGACGCGATCGCCGCACTCGTCCCCGAGGAGGTCCGCCGAAGAGGCACCCTCCAGGTCGCGGCGAGCGTCGGCTCCGTCCCACCGCTCGGCTTCTACGCGACCGACGACAAGACCGTCATCGGCACCGAGCCCGACATCGCCTACCTGGTCGGCGACGTGCTCGGCCTGAAGGTCGAGCTCAACCCGGTCTCCTGGGAGAACGTCTTCGTCGGCCTGGACAGCGGCAAGTACGACGTCGGCATCACCAACGTCACCGTCACCGAGGCGCGCAAGGAGAAGTACGACTTCGCCACCTACCGGCTCGACATCCTCGGCTTCGAGGCCAAGAAGGGCGGCAGCTGGAAGGTGACCGGCCCCGCCGACGTCGCCGGGCACGTGATCGGCGTGTCCTCCGGCACCAACCAGGAGAAGCTGCTGCTCGCCTGGAACGACGCCAACGTCAAGGCTGGGCTCAAGCCGGTGGACGTGAAGTACTACCAGAACTCCTCCGACTACTACCTGGCCCTCGGCTCCGGCCGGATCGACGCCTGGCTCGGCCCCAACCCGTCCGGCGCCTTCCACGCGGCGCAGACCGGCGAGACCGAGATCATCGGCACCTACTCGGGCGCCGGCGACACCGTGCTCGGCAAGATCGCCGCCACCACCAAGAAGGACAACGGGCTGGTCAAGGCGCTCAACGAAGCCCTCAACGAGACCATCAAGAACGGTAGTTACGGCCAGGTGCTGAAGCGCTGGGGCCTGGACAACGAGGCGGTGAAGACCTCCGAGATCAACCCGCCCGGCCTGCCCAAGACCAACTGA
- a CDS encoding amino acid ABC transporter ATP-binding protein, producing MSATDTAAMVEVRGVHKRFGRLEVLRGIDLDVRAGTVTVVLGPSGSGKSTLLRAVNHLEKLDQGYVRVDGELIGYRRTGDKLRELPEREVLKQRTRLGFVFQNFNLFPHLTVLENVTEAPVGALGVPKEKARARALDLLERVGLADKAGEYPRRLSGGQQQRVAIARALALEPKVLLFDEPTSALDPELVGEVLDVIKDLARTGTTMIVVTHEIGFAREVADTVVFMDGGVVVEQGPPAQVLDAPQHERTRAFLAKVL from the coding sequence ATGAGCGCCACCGACACCGCCGCGATGGTCGAAGTACGCGGCGTGCACAAGCGGTTCGGACGGCTGGAGGTGCTGCGCGGCATCGACCTCGACGTCCGGGCGGGCACCGTGACGGTGGTGCTCGGCCCGTCCGGCTCCGGGAAGTCCACCCTGCTGCGGGCGGTCAACCACCTGGAGAAGCTCGACCAGGGCTACGTCCGGGTGGACGGCGAGCTGATCGGCTACCGGCGCACCGGCGACAAGCTGCGCGAACTGCCCGAACGCGAGGTGCTCAAACAGCGCACCCGGCTCGGCTTCGTGTTCCAGAACTTCAACCTGTTCCCGCACCTGACGGTGCTGGAGAACGTCACCGAGGCGCCGGTCGGCGCGCTCGGAGTCCCCAAGGAGAAGGCCCGGGCCCGCGCCCTGGATCTGCTGGAGCGGGTGGGCCTGGCCGACAAGGCCGGGGAGTACCCGCGCCGGCTCTCCGGCGGCCAGCAGCAGCGGGTGGCCATCGCCCGGGCGCTCGCCCTGGAACCCAAGGTGCTGCTGTTCGACGAGCCGACCTCCGCGCTCGACCCCGAACTGGTCGGCGAGGTCCTGGACGTGATCAAGGACCTGGCCCGCACCGGCACCACGATGATCGTCGTCACCCACGAGATCGGCTTCGCCCGCGAGGTCGCCGACACCGTGGTGTTCATGGACGGCGGCGTGGTGGTCGAACAGGGCCCGCCCGCCCAGGTGCTGGACGCCCCGCAGCACGAGCGCACCCGCGCCTTCCTCGCCAAGGTCCTCTGA